A DNA window from Camelina sativa cultivar DH55 chromosome 13, Cs, whole genome shotgun sequence contains the following coding sequences:
- the LOC104734405 gene encoding LOW QUALITY PROTEIN: pentatricopeptide repeat-containing protein At5g03800 (The sequence of the model RefSeq protein was modified relative to this genomic sequence to represent the inferred CDS: deleted 1 base in 1 codon) gives MSTVNHHCLLNVPHIPPSIPRPKLHPSLSLYRKPERLCSLSASLSLSPLNINDRSSSSSSLFEKKETEEIESIVDVYFYLLRLSAQYDDVEVTRAVHASFLKLRVEKTRLGNALISTYLKLGFPREAFLVFVSMTSPTVVSYTALISGFSRLNLEIEALKVFFRMRKSGIVQPNEYTFVAILTACVRVSRFSLGIQIHGLIVKSGFLNSVFVCNSLMSLYAKGSSCDDVLKVFDEIPQRDVTSWNTVISGLVKEGMSDRAFDLFYEMNRVEGLGVDCFTLSTLLSSCTDSSDDLLRGRELHGRAIRIGLMQELSVNNALIGFYSKFGDIRKVESLYEMMVVQDAVTSTEMITAYMAFGMLDSAVEISEDITKKNTITYNALMAGFCRHGHGLKALKLFTEMLQRGVELTDFSLTSAVDACGLVSEKKVSEQIHGFCIKFGCLLLNPCIQTALLDMCTRCERMADAEEMFDQWPSNLDSSKATTSLLGGYARNGLPDKAVSLFHRTLCEEKLLLDEVSLTLILAVCGTLGFRELGYQIHCYALKGGYFSDVALGNSLISMYSKCWDLDDAIKVFKTMQDHDVVSWNSLISCYILQRNGDEALALWSRMNDGEIKPDKITLTLVISAFRYTESNKLSSCRDLFLSMKTVYDIEPTTEHYTVFIRVLGHWGLLEEAEDTINSMPFQPEVSVLRALLDSCRVHSNTSVAKRVAKLILSTKSESPSDYILKSNIYSASGLWHRSEMIREEMRERGYRKHPAKSWIIHENKVHSFHARDTSHPQEKDIYSGLEILIMECLKAGYEPNTEFVLQEVDEFMKKSFLFHHSAKLAVTYGILTSNTRGKPVQVVKNVMLCGDCHEFFKYVSVVVKREIVLRDSSGFHHFVNGKCSCRDRW, from the exons ATGTCCACCGTTAATCACCACTGCCTCCTCAATGTCCCTCATATCCCACCTTCAATTCCTCGCCCCAAACTTCATCCCTCTCTCTCGCTCTATCGGAAACCAGAACGCCTCTGTTCTCTCTCTGCGTCTCTGTCTCTTTCACCACTTAACATCAATGaccgttcttcttcttcttcctcattgtttgagaagaaagaaaccgaAGAGATTGAATCAATTGTTGATGTGTATTTCTATCTGCTTCGCTTGTCTGCTCAATACGACGACGTCGAGGTAACAAGAGCTGTACACGCTTCGTTTCTTAAGCTCAGAGTAGAAAAAACCCGTCTTGGCAATGCCCTTATCTCCACATATCTCAAACTTGGCTTCCCTCGAGAAGCTTTTCTCGTATTCGTGTCTATGACTTCACCGACGGTGGTTTCTTACACAGCTCTCATCTCTGGTTTCTCAAGATTGAACCTTGAAATTGAAGCTCTTAAGGTCTTCTTCAGGATGAGGAAATCAGGTATTGTCCAGCCGAATGAGTATACTTTTGTAGCGATTTTGACTGCTTGCGTGAGGGTTTCGCGATTCTCGCTTGGGATTCAGATTCATGGATTGATAGTTAAATCAGGGTTTTTGAATTCTGTCTTTGTTTGTAATTCGTTGATGAGTTTGTACGCAAAGGGCTCTTCGTGTGATGATGTGttgaaggtgtttgatgaaattcctcaGAGAGATGTGACTTCGTGGAACACTGTGATTTCGGGTTTGGTGAAAGAAGGAATGAGTGATAGAGCTTTCGATTTGTTTTATGAGATGAACAGAGTCGAAGGACTTGGAGTTGATTGTTTTACGCTTTCAACTCTTTTGAGCTCTTGCACTGATTCTAGTGATGACTTATTGAGAGGCAGAGAACTCCATGGTCGTGCTATTAGAATTGGGTTGATGCAGGAACTGAGTGTGAATAACGCTCTGATTGGGTTTTATTCTAAGTTTGGGGATATTAGAAAGGTAGAGAGTTTGTATGAGATGATGGTGGTGCAAGATGCCGTTACTTCCACGGAGATGATCACAGCTTACATGGCATTTGGAATGTTGGATTCCGCTGTTGAGATATCCGAGGATATAACTAAGAAAAACACTATTACCTATAACGCTCTCATGGCTGGGTTCTGTAGACACGGTCATGGCTTGAAGGCACTCAAATTATTCACTGAAATGCTGCAGAGAGGTGTTGAGTTGACGGATTTCAGTTTAACAAGCGCTGTGGACGCTTGTGGTTTGGTCTCAGAGAAGAAAGTAAGTGAACAGATTCACGGGTTTTGTATCAAGTTTGGATGTCTGCTTTTAAACCCTTGTATCCAGACTGCATTGCTTGATATGTGCACAAGGTGTGAAAGGATGGCAGATGCTGAGGAGATGTTTGACCAATGGCCTTCTAATCTCGATAGCTCGAAGGCAACAACGTCGCTACTTGGTGGTTACGCTCGGAATGGCTTACCTGATAAGGCTGTATCGCTATTCCATCGCACTCTCTGTGAAGAAAAGTTGTTGTTAGATGAAGTTTCTTTGACTTTGATTCTTGCTGTCTGCGGGACATTAGGGTTTCGGGAATTGGGTTATCAGATCCATTGCTATGCTCTTAAAGGTGGGTACTTTTCTGATGTTGCCTTGGGAAATTCTTTGATTAGCATGTACTCAAAATGTTGGGACTTAGATGATGCCataaaggtttttaaaacgaTGCAAGATCATGACGTTGTTTCATGGAACAGCTTGATTTCTTGCTACATCCTTCAAAGAAATGGCGACGAGGCACTGGCTCTATGGTCGAGGATGAATGATGGAGAGATCAAGCCTGACAAGATCACCCTGACTCTTGTTATT TCTGCATTCCGGTATACAGAGTCAAATAAGCTTAGTAGCTGCCGTGATCTGTTTCTCTCCATGAAGACTGTCTATGACATTGAACCAACGACAGAACATTACACTGTATTCATCCGTGTTCTGGGTCACTGGGGTCTTCTTGAAGAAGCGGAAGACACAATAAACTCGATGCCTTTTCAGCCCGAGGTCTCTGTTTTGAGAGCTCTGCTTGATAGCTGCAGAGTACATTCAAACACAAGCGTTGCGAAACGAGTAGCAAAGCTTATACTATCGACAAAATCTGAAAGCCCGTCTGACTACATCCTCAAATCCAACATCTACTCGGCTTCCGGACTCTGGCATCGCTCTGAAATGATAAGAGAGGAAATGCGGGAAAGAGGTTACCGGAAGCATCCTGCTAAAAGCTGGATAATCCATGAGAACAAAGTACATTCCTTTCACGCGCGTGACACCTCCCACCCGCAAGAGAAAGACATATACAGCGGATTGGAGATACTGATAATGGAATGTCTGAAAGCTGGATACGAACCAAACACAGAGTTTGTTCTTCAGGAGGTTGATGAGTTTATGAAGAAGAGTTTCTTGTTTCACCACAGCGCTAAACTCGCTGTGACTTACGGCATTCTCACCAGCAATACTCGGGGGAAGCCGGTTCAGGTTGTGAAGAACGTGATGCTCTGTGGTGATTGTCACGAGTTCTTCAAATACGTTTCAGTTGTGGTAAAGAGAGAGATAGTTTTGAGAGATTCGTCAGGGTTTCATCATTTTGTGAATGGCAAGTGTTCTTGTAGAGATCGGTGGTGA